The genomic segment AATCAATAAGATTTCCCACCTCATCGAAGTACAGGACGCTTAACGCAAGGAGGTGCGAACAATGAAGTTACACGAATTATCCCCGGCAGAGGGTTCTACCAAGGCTACCAAGCGCATCGGCAGAGGTCACGGCTCCGGTCAGGGCAAGACTGCTGGTAAGGGCCACAAGGGACAGAATGCACGTTCCGGCGGCGGCGTAAGAATCGGCTTCGAAGGCGGTCAGATGCCTCTGAGCAGACGTATCCCCAAGAGAGGCTTCAACAATATCTTTGCTACAAAGTTTGCAATCGTTAACGTTGCAGATCTGAACAAGTTTGTTGACGGCACCGTTGTGGACGCTGAGCTGCTGAAGGCTTCTGGTCTGATCAAGAAGGAATACGACGGCGTAAAGGTCCTCGGCAATGGCGAGCTGACCGCAAAGCTTACAGTAAAGGCTGCTAAATTCTCACAGAGCGCAATCGAGAAAATCGAGAAAGCTGGCGGGAAAGCAGAGGTGATGTAGTGTGTTTCAGACCATAAGGAAGGCATGGGCTATTCCTGAGCTTCGTAAAAAGCTACTCTACACACTATTTATCATTATCATTTTCAGAGTGGGCAGTGCCATCACTGTCCCGTTCCTGGATAACCAGCTCATCGCTTCTTGGATGAGCAGTGCGGCAACAGGCGGAAACTTCCTGGAATACCTGGACATCCTGACGGGCGGCGCCCTGTCCCAGGCAACAATTTTTTCCCTGTCTATTACGCCGTACATCAACGCCTCCATCATCGTCCAGCTTCTGACCTATGCGCTGCCTCCTTTGGAGCGGCTGCAGAGCGAGGGCGAAGAGGGCAGAAAAACCCTCAACAAGATCACGGCGATTGTTTCCTTTGGACTGTCCATCTTTATGTCCTTTGCTTATTACCTGACACTGAAGAACAAGGTGTCGGCAATCAAGTATACAACCGGCGGTTACGGCATCTTTGCTGCGATCGTCATCATCGGCTGCTTCGTAGCCGGCTCCATGCTGGTTATGTGGCTTGGCAACCGGATCAGTGAAAACGGTATCGGCAACGGTACTTCCATGATCCTGTTCGCCGGTATCGTTGCGAGAATGCCCAAGGACGTAGGCACCGCAGTCGAGCTGATGTTTACAAACCCCCAGAAGTATGTGTTTGTTGTTCCGCTGGTAG from the Ruminococcus champanellensis 18P13 = JCM 17042 genome contains:
- the rplO gene encoding 50S ribosomal protein L15 produces the protein MKLHELSPAEGSTKATKRIGRGHGSGQGKTAGKGHKGQNARSGGGVRIGFEGGQMPLSRRIPKRGFNNIFATKFAIVNVADLNKFVDGTVVDAELLKASGLIKKEYDGVKVLGNGELTAKLTVKAAKFSQSAIEKIEKAGGKAEVM
- the secY gene encoding preprotein translocase subunit SecY is translated as MFQTIRKAWAIPELRKKLLYTLFIIIIFRVGSAITVPFLDNQLIASWMSSAATGGNFLEYLDILTGGALSQATIFSLSITPYINASIIVQLLTYALPPLERLQSEGEEGRKTLNKITAIVSFGLSIFMSFAYYLTLKNKVSAIKYTTGGYGIFAAIVIIGCFVAGSMLVMWLGNRISENGIGNGTSMILFAGIVARMPKDVGTAVELMFTNPQKYVFVVPLVGILFIAMITFIVLMNEAERRIPIQYAKRVVGRKQYGGQSTHIPIKVCMSGVMPIIFAMAFMSLPNTLSLFVEPVANPEGASVGAKIYYYFIAFFKTQSYGYAALYFILIVAFNYFYVSMQYNPVEIANNLRQSNGGIPGIRPGKPTSDYIQRILSKITLTGAIFLGLIAIFPIFFARALPDMSGLSMGGTSILIVVSVALETVRTMESQMMMRHHKGFLG